The sequence below is a genomic window from Deltaproteobacteria bacterium.
CTTTCAAAAGGGCCACCAGGGCCGTGCTGGAGCCTCCCAAGGCGGATTTCACCGGTACGGCTGCCTCGATCCGGACATCCAGGCCGTGGAACCCAAAGTGGGATACGGCGGCAAAAAAGATTCCGAAGGGAGAATGAAAAGGGAGTTTCTCGAAAGGAGCGGTCTCCACCCGGCTGAAACCTTTTGAAGCGATCCGCACCCACCCTTCCTGAAAGGGGCGCAACGATACCCTGGTCCGCAATCCCAAGGCCATATTGACCGTTACAGGGCCTTCCCCTTCCAGGGGGAGGGCAAGGCTCTTGATGTCCCAGGTGCCGCCTGCGTCGATGCGGCAGGGGGCTGAGGCCTCCAGAAATTGTTCTTCCAGTATCCCTTTTATGGAGAGCGGCTTCATGGGTCCTCGAAAACCCCAACGTCTCAAATTTTAGGGCAGCTTCTAAAGGGGCGGGCTCCACTTGTTGGTTGCACCGTCGTAAGACCAGCAGTCGTTGAGGGCCTTTCTGGTGGTATACTGCGGGTTGGCCGCCCAGGTAAGCATCTGTTGGTGGGCCTCGTTGAGTTTCTTGAATTTTTCGGCATCTCCCCCCATATCGGGATGATGCACCTTAGCGAGCCTCTTGTAGGCCGCCTTGATCCTCTCCACCTGACCCCCGGCGTAAAGCTCCTCCATCTTGATGTGAAGCCGTTCCAACGCCCGTTTTTCCCGTTTCGAAAAACGGGGCCGAACCCTTCGGCAGGGCTTGATGGATTCAGGAGGCAAATCCTTTTGGTGGTTCTTGTTCAGGAGAAAGAGGGAAGCATAGCTCTTGGAGTTCCTGTTCTCAATAATCTGATACCACTCCTCGCTCGCTTCAAGGATGAGCCGCTTCAGGTCGTCGGCGGGCTTCTTTCCGGAAGTGCGTGCCAGGAGGAACCTGGAAATGGCACCGGACCAAACGGGCAGGACATCCAGGATCACGTGATGGCGGTCAAAGGAGAAAGCCGCATACCGGGCGTTGAACACCCTGAGCAATCCTTTGGAAAGGGACAGGACCCAGAGCATCTGCTGGCGACACTC
It includes:
- a CDS encoding DnaJ domain-containing protein produces the protein MENPRCSPLRGPVDIMKSLTAITPSSRPSRTRRCLACGTEDLKGRRRYCSDECRQQMLWVLSLSKGLLRVFNARYAAFSFDRHHVILDVLPVWSGAISRFLLARTSGKKPADDLKRLILEASEEWYQIIENRNSKSYASLFLLNKNHQKDLPPESIKPCRRVRPRFSKREKRALERLHIKMEELYAGGQVERIKAAYKRLAKVHHPDMGGDAEKFKKLNEAHQQMLTWAANPQYTTRKALNDCWSYDGATNKWSPPL